The Misgurnus anguillicaudatus chromosome 21, ASM2758022v2, whole genome shotgun sequence genome includes a window with the following:
- the LOC141352800 gene encoding uncharacterized protein F54H12.2-like, protein MALLHSTSEECLKSELDLFTVPLTQMAIEKNTYIEIPPLSVISDSTPLEFFIAGTGEDYVDLNNTLLFLRLKITNPDGTDIADGAPVGLINYPSCSIFGQVEVSLGDRLVSQSTITYPYRGIIECLTNYGKDALETLFSAALFYKDTAGHMDVTDPAGANRGLTKRAAFTNASNVVELLSPVHSDIFFQEKLMLNGVDIKVRMTRGKDEFCLRSDATAYKLNILSASLFVKKVTVSPAVRLGHAQALLSTTAKYPIDRVCLKHFSVPAGSRVCNQENLFLGTLPKSIVVAMVDNDAFVGAYDKNPFAFKNYDLEFLSIYADGVQIPSKPLQPEFGSGSAVREFYQLALASGRHLKNQGLSIDREEFLHGYTLYASNLTPDEECGQHISLIKSGNIRLEARFRQPLPRTVNLILYATFDSVKEISNRRQVLVDYY, encoded by the coding sequence ATGGCTTTACTACACAGTACGTCAGAAGAATGTTTAAAATCAGAGCTGGATCTGTTTACAGTACCGCTGACTCAGATGGCTATTgagaaaaatacatatatagAAATACCTCCATTATCAGTGATTTCAGACTCTACACCTCTGGAATTTTTTATTGCCGGAACGGGGGAGGATTATGTGGATCTAAACAATACATTGTTATTTTTACGACTCAAAATCACAAATCCAGATGGCACAGATATTGCAGATGGAGCTCCTGTGGGCCTTATAAACTATCCAAGCTGTTCGATTTTTGGGCAGGTGGAGGTATCGTTGGGGGACCGACTTGTATCACAAAGTACTATTACATACCCTTATCGCGGGATAATAGAATGTCTTACCAATTATGGGAAAGATGCTCTTGAAACACTCTTCAGTGCAGCGTTGTTCTACAAAGACACCGCGGGGCATATGGACGTAACGGATCCTGCGGGGGCAAATCGAGGGTTAACAAAGAGGGCAGCCTTCACCAACGCCAGTAATGTGGTCGAACTTCTCTCACCTGTTCACAGCGACATTTTCTTTCAAGAGAAACTGATGCTTAATGGGGTTGATATTAAAGTTCGTATGACCAGAGGAAAAGATGAATTTTGTTTGAGAAGCGACGCTACGGCCTACAAGCTAAACATCCTGTCAGCATCTTTATTTGTGAAAAAAGTGACAGTATCACCGGCTGTAAGATTGGGGCATGCACAAGCATTGCTTTCAACCACTGCCAAATACCCTATCGACAGAGTATGTCTGAAGCATTTCTCAGTACCTGCAGGATCGCGTGTCTGCAATCAAGAAAACTTGTTCTTAGGAACTCTACCAAAATCTATCGTAGTAGCGATGGTTGATAATGATGCTTTTGTGGGGGCGTATGATAAAAACCcctttgcatttaaaaactaCGACCTTGAATTTTTATCCATTTATGCCGATGGTGTCCAGATTCCTTCAAAACCGTTGCAACCTGAATTTGGAAGCGGTTCTGCAGTGAGGGAATTTTATCAGTTAGCCCTGGCCTCTGGAAGACATCTTAAAAATCAGGGACTATCTATTGATAGAGAAGAATTCCTGCACGGCTATACACTCTACGCATCCAATCTAACTCCGGATGAGGAGTGCGGGCAGCACATTTCGCTTATTAAGAGTGGTAATATTAGACTGGAAGCCCGTTTTAGACAACCCCTCCCCCGGACagtaaatttaattttatacGCTACTTTTGACAGTGTTAAAGAAATATCAAATCGGCGGCAGGTCCTGGTTGACTACTATTAA